The Candidatus Limnocylindrales bacterium genome has a segment encoding these proteins:
- a CDS encoding glycosyltransferase family 39 protein, with the protein MKSKSLLILLLLYSYLLFFQIHPSLVNPDGIGYYAYVRSLFLDRDLNFLNEFKALDILPPFVYRTSTGLVGNQYPIGSSILWAPFFLIGHLYTRLSPYLYPSSPNADGYSVFYFIFIAVGTSFYGILGLFLVYEIGKHLFSPKAVLSAILLITFGTPFFYYLVIQPTLAHINSFFTLSLFLYIWFFTRNQRTLGQWMLLGLLAGLMGLVRTQNLLFILLPVLELAVYSPALPSLCLQVTVFLSSLLFALVPQMLAWKILYGTLFSPIHGTMNVSFQDWHLWELLFSSFHGLFFYSPLLLSTLPGFYLLTKRDFLLGTASGAFLLLQTFLNSWALYWWGGYAFGSRFFVDYTFLFVLSLAGVIHQLEGKSNRPILADKELQTESSRQRPMGYLLATTYCLLILLGLWNFLLLIQTLLQRQDLNHYIPLPVLLQGQLWALKNFIPSLIQILFLPKLRGYVLLRLAPVFLMVTFILGTIGWLLRRVYQHPPMAQGEQRTRVINIFLICYLLSFIIVLSFASVNPNLPTSKTEISETVEDFKAFLRLQSKTIYEEYLRNR; encoded by the coding sequence ATGAAAAGTAAAAGCCTTCTAATTCTTCTGCTTCTGTATTCTTATTTACTCTTTTTCCAGATCCATCCCAGTCTGGTTAATCCCGATGGAATCGGCTATTATGCCTATGTCCGGTCTTTGTTCTTAGATAGAGACTTAAATTTTTTAAACGAGTTTAAAGCGCTGGATATACTCCCTCCCTTCGTATATCGAACCTCAACCGGTTTAGTTGGCAACCAGTATCCCATTGGCTCTTCGATCCTGTGGGCTCCCTTTTTTTTAATAGGTCATTTATATACCCGACTCAGTCCTTATCTTTATCCTTCCTCTCCAAACGCAGATGGTTATTCGGTTTTTTATTTTATTTTTATCGCCGTAGGGACGAGCTTTTACGGCATTTTAGGTCTTTTCTTAGTGTATGAAATAGGAAAACATCTGTTCTCTCCCAAAGCGGTGCTATCGGCTATTTTACTCATTACTTTTGGAACCCCCTTTTTTTATTACCTGGTTATTCAGCCAACGTTAGCCCATATTAACTCTTTTTTTACCCTTTCCCTTTTCCTCTACATTTGGTTTTTCACCCGAAATCAAAGAACTTTAGGGCAGTGGATGCTTTTAGGATTGCTAGCCGGACTCATGGGTCTCGTTCGAACTCAAAACCTTCTTTTTATCCTCTTACCGGTTCTTGAGTTGGCAGTATATTCCCCAGCTCTTCCATCTTTATGTCTCCAGGTTACCGTTTTCCTGAGTTCTCTGTTATTTGCCCTGGTTCCCCAGATGCTTGCCTGGAAGATACTCTACGGAACCCTGTTTTCTCCTATCCATGGTACAATGAATGTAAGTTTTCAAGACTGGCATTTATGGGAACTTCTCTTTTCCTCTTTCCACGGTCTCTTTTTTTATTCTCCCCTCCTTTTGAGCACTCTACCCGGTTTTTACCTTTTAACTAAGAGGGATTTTTTACTGGGTACGGCTTCGGGGGCTTTCCTCTTACTTCAAACCTTTTTGAATAGCTGGGCTTTGTACTGGTGGGGTGGATATGCTTTTGGTTCTCGTTTTTTCGTGGATTATACTTTTCTTTTTGTCTTATCTCTGGCGGGAGTTATTCACCAACTTGAGGGAAAAAGTAACAGGCCAATCCTTGCAGATAAGGAGTTGCAGACAGAGAGTTCCAGACAACGACCCATGGGCTATCTTTTGGCGACTACTTACTGCTTGCTGATCCTGCTCGGTCTCTGGAATTTCCTCCTTTTGATCCAAACTTTGTTACAAAGACAGGATTTAAATCATTACATCCCCCTTCCGGTTTTACTTCAAGGACAACTCTGGGCCTTAAAGAATTTTATTCCGTCCCTTATCCAGATCCTCTTTTTACCGAAATTACGGGGGTATGTATTGTTGCGCCTTGCCCCGGTATTTCTGATGGTTACTTTTATTCTTGGAACAATCGGCTGGCTACTGAGACGTGTTTATCAACACCCACCCATGGCCCAGGGTGAACAACGAACCAGGGTTATAAATATTTTTCTGATCTGCTATTTGTTAAGCTTCATCATCGTATTGTCTTTCGCCTCTGTGAATCCGAATCTGCCGACAAGTAAAACCGAAATAAGTGAGACCGTAGAGGATTTTAAAGCTTTTTTACGACTCCAATCCAAAACAATCTATGAAGAGTATCTACGAAACAGATAA
- a CDS encoding SDR family oxidoreductase — protein sequence MKILVTGGAGFIGSHVVDTFLSAGHEVVVVDNLVTGKRQNLNPQAKFYQIDIRSDELYKIFQDEQPAVVDHHAAQMDVRKSVSNPIYDAEVNILGTLNVLQAAVKSGVQKIIFASTGGAIYGEQEKFPAPEDHPTNPLSPYGIGKLGGEKYLYFYYTTYGLKYVSLRYANVYGPRQDPHGEAGVVAIFTQKMLRNEQPIINGDGEQTRDFVFVKDVAQANLLALSKDIIGCYNIGTGREVSVNQLFDRLVELTQAKVKKIHGPAKEGEQKRSVLDARKAKEVLGWAPRVNLDEGLAQTVAFFKT from the coding sequence ATGAAAATCCTGGTCACCGGCGGAGCCGGGTTTATCGGCTCCCATGTTGTAGATACCTTTTTGTCGGCAGGACATGAAGTGGTAGTCGTGGACAACCTGGTTACCGGAAAACGCCAAAACCTTAATCCCCAGGCAAAATTTTATCAAATAGATATCCGGAGTGATGAGCTCTATAAAATCTTCCAGGATGAGCAACCGGCCGTAGTGGATCATCATGCCGCTCAGATGGATGTGCGAAAATCGGTCAGTAATCCGATCTATGATGCGGAGGTTAATATTTTGGGAACCCTTAATGTCCTGCAGGCAGCCGTCAAATCGGGGGTTCAAAAAATAATCTTTGCCTCCACGGGAGGGGCCATTTACGGAGAACAGGAAAAGTTTCCGGCCCCTGAAGATCACCCAACAAACCCTCTCTCCCCCTATGGAATTGGAAAGCTGGGTGGAGAAAAATACCTTTATTTTTATTACACCACCTACGGACTCAAATATGTATCCCTGCGATATGCCAATGTTTACGGTCCCCGCCAGGATCCCCATGGGGAAGCAGGGGTCGTTGCAATCTTTACCCAGAAAATGTTAAGGAATGAACAACCCATTATCAATGGGGACGGTGAACAAACCAGGGATTTTGTTTTTGTAAAAGATGTAGCCCAAGCCAATTTGCTGGCCCTCTCCAAAGATATCATTGGATGCTACAATATCGGAACCGGTCGGGAAGTTTCTGTTAACCAGTTATTTGATCGTCTGGTTGAGCTGACCCAGGCGAAGGTAAAAAAAATTCACGGCCCAGCCAAGGAAGGAGAGCAGAAACGAAGTGTTCTGGATGCCAGGAAAGCTAAAGAGGTTCTGGGATGGGCCCCCCGGGTGAACTTAGATGAGGGGCTGGCCCAGACCGTTGCCTTTTTTAAAACCTGA
- a CDS encoding UDP-glucuronic acid decarboxylase family protein, whose product MPRVLITGGAGFLGSHLCDFLLEKGFEVVCMDNLLTGDISNIAHIRSEKFLFIKHDVTNYIYLEGPLDYILHFASPASPVDYMELPIQTLKVGSLGTHKALGLAKEKKATFLLASTSEVYGDPLIHPQSEDYWGNVNPIGPRGVYDEAKRFAEAITMAYHRYHGVETRIARIFNCFGPRMRIYDGRVVPTFMRQALLGEDLTVFGDGSQTRSFCYVSDLIEGIYRLMLSREVEPVNIGNPQEMSILQFAEKILSLTKSKSRIVFKPLPKDDPRVRQPDISKARRILGWEPKVSLEQGLINTLEWMKQKLETARR is encoded by the coding sequence ATGCCACGAGTACTTATAACAGGGGGGGCCGGATTTTTAGGCTCCCATCTCTGCGATTTTCTTCTAGAAAAGGGATTCGAAGTGGTTTGCATGGATAATCTCCTGACGGGGGATATTTCTAATATTGCCCATATTCGGAGTGAGAAATTTCTATTTATCAAACACGATGTCACCAATTATATCTATCTGGAAGGACCTCTGGATTATATTCTACATTTTGCAAGTCCGGCCAGTCCCGTGGATTATATGGAGTTACCCATTCAAACCCTCAAAGTAGGATCCCTGGGAACCCACAAAGCTTTGGGATTGGCCAAGGAAAAAAAGGCCACCTTCCTCCTGGCATCTACCTCGGAAGTGTATGGAGATCCTTTGATCCATCCTCAAAGTGAAGACTATTGGGGAAATGTAAATCCCATCGGTCCTCGAGGTGTTTATGATGAGGCTAAACGGTTTGCAGAGGCCATTACCATGGCCTACCATCGCTATCATGGAGTAGAAACCCGCATTGCCCGTATCTTTAATTGTTTTGGTCCTCGAATGCGCATTTACGATGGAAGGGTCGTACCGACCTTTATGCGTCAGGCTCTGTTGGGTGAAGATCTCACGGTTTTCGGAGATGGCTCTCAGACTCGATCCTTTTGTTATGTCAGCGACTTAATAGAAGGGATTTACCGCCTGATGCTATCTCGAGAAGTTGAACCTGTAAATATAGGAAATCCTCAAGAGATGTCCATCCTCCAGTTTGCCGAGAAAATCCTCTCCCTTACAAAAAGTAAAAGTCGAATAGTTTTTAAACCTCTTCCCAAGGATGACCCCAGAGTCCGTCAGCCAGATATCAGTAAAGCTCGACGCATCCTCGGCTGGGAACCCAAGGTTAGCCTGGAACAGGGATTGATAAATACCCTGGAGTGGATGAAGCAGAAACTGGAGACTGCCAGACGTTAA
- a CDS encoding UDP-glucose/GDP-mannose dehydrogenase family protein, translating into MNVSVIGTGYVGLVTGAVFADLGNEVICVDKDEEKIEKLKKGIMPIYEPGLKEMVARNTDDTKERRLFFTCDLDMAVRKSEVIFIAVGTPPKENGETDLSQVEEVARGIARAIDRYKVIVNKSTVPPGTGDLVRQIIETNKRRNVDFDVVSNPEFLREGSAINDTLYPERIVIGAPNQNVAMILLELYAPLESPMLITDVHSAEMIKYASNAFLATKISFINAIANICEKVGADVTQVTKGMGFDSRIGRAFLNAGLGYGGSCFPKDVQSLIHTSARYGYDFKLLKAVNEINMERTTHFINMMKRVLGSLQGKVIGVLGLAFKPNTDDMREAKSVEIISKLLAEGAKVKAYDPVAMENARKIFPHITYCENAYEVAKGADALTLVTEWNEFRYLNTDEKIRNSMQRPIIFDGRNIYDPKITRKMGFEYYGIGR; encoded by the coding sequence ATGAACGTTTCAGTTATTGGCACGGGTTATGTAGGTTTAGTTACCGGAGCCGTATTTGCCGATTTAGGGAATGAAGTAATTTGTGTAGATAAAGATGAAGAAAAGATAGAAAAGCTTAAAAAAGGCATTATGCCCATCTACGAGCCGGGCCTGAAGGAAATGGTTGCCCGAAATACCGATGATACCAAGGAGCGACGGTTATTTTTTACTTGTGACCTGGATATGGCCGTAAGAAAATCCGAGGTTATTTTTATTGCCGTTGGAACCCCTCCCAAGGAAAACGGGGAGACGGACCTCAGTCAGGTGGAAGAAGTGGCCAGGGGAATTGCACGGGCTATTGATAGATATAAAGTTATTGTGAATAAAAGCACTGTTCCACCGGGTACCGGAGACCTGGTCCGGCAGATTATAGAGACGAACAAGCGGCGTAATGTAGACTTTGACGTGGTCTCAAACCCGGAATTTCTGCGGGAAGGATCGGCCATCAACGATACACTTTATCCGGAGCGTATTGTTATCGGAGCCCCAAATCAGAATGTAGCCATGATCCTGCTGGAATTGTATGCCCCTCTGGAAAGCCCCATGCTGATTACCGATGTTCACAGTGCGGAGATGATTAAATATGCTTCCAATGCCTTTCTGGCAACCAAAATTTCCTTTATCAACGCTATTGCCAATATCTGTGAGAAAGTGGGAGCAGATGTAACCCAGGTCACGAAAGGAATGGGATTTGATTCCAGAATTGGTCGCGCTTTTCTAAATGCGGGATTGGGATATGGAGGATCTTGTTTTCCCAAAGATGTACAATCGCTTATCCATACCTCGGCCCGATACGGATATGACTTTAAGCTCCTGAAAGCCGTCAATGAAATCAACATGGAACGGACCACCCATTTTATTAACATGATGAAGCGGGTATTGGGGAGCCTTCAAGGTAAAGTCATAGGGGTCCTGGGATTGGCCTTCAAACCCAATACAGATGATATGCGAGAAGCCAAATCGGTGGAGATTATTTCAAAGTTATTAGCAGAAGGGGCTAAAGTCAAAGCCTATGATCCGGTTGCCATGGAAAATGCACGAAAGATCTTTCCCCATATTACCTACTGTGAAAATGCTTACGAAGTAGCCAAAGGGGCCGATGCCTTGACGCTGGTCACAGAGTGGAACGAGTTTAGGTATCTTAATACCGATGAGAAAATCAGAAACTCCATGCAAAGACCCATTATCTTCGACGGACGTAATATCTATGACCCCAAGATTACGCGAAAAATGGGCTTTGAGTACTATGGAATTGGAAGGTAA
- a CDS encoding exopolysaccharide biosynthesis polyprenyl glycosylphosphotransferase, whose product MKLSIIIVNYKTKDLLELCLNSILADRPEDPDEEVAVTSQTMNYGPGTTANRQIIVIDNHSEDGSVEMVRGKFPEVQLLINETNVGYARAINQGIRIAEGEYLLLMNPDVQVKPGAIERMVQFMDENQQVGIVGGKLLNPDGTLQYSCRTFYTFRTLLLRRTPLRRLFPDSKIVRNHLMMDWDHASVREVDWVLGACMLVRRKALEDVGSMDERFFLYFEDVDWCYRMKKGGWKVCYFPHAEMIHQHRRESARGPTHRTFFSHLRSMLHFFDKWSDLMYFLRKYNSLLTHTVFVISDILVVNLSFYGAYQLRKSLALGLSDGIGLFLEKPDLPFWIYRDFLIFINVTTLTVFHFLHLYKFPRGLLWVDELFRVLKAMGISCLMIMAGTYLTQGYEFSRSITLIFGILGSGFAFLFRWTLVGVFRFLRKQGFDLKRVLILGTGLEASSLKKELDKHRELGYDVVGFVAMPGKPEGKETKNGGKEEKYQISPGSRFSATPLSTLPILGTLKDLPHLVTDQKINEVIVTELDPLQDEIFNLIAKNGTETLHVRVVTDVSEILTPRATIEELAGIPTITFEADPLHGINLFLKRALDLILSLTGLVLLSPLLLAIGILIKWESPGPVLFRQERVGQNRRRFLMYKFRSMYKEAEEQREFLEHLNEADGPLFKIREDPRLTKVGKILRRFSLDELPQLINVIKGEMSLVGPRPPLPDEVARYQEWQYRRLWVKPGITGLWQVSGRSGLSFNEMVKLDLYYIRNWSLSNDLKIILRTIPVALRGKGAY is encoded by the coding sequence ATGAAGCTCTCTATTATTATCGTCAATTATAAAACAAAGGATTTGCTGGAGCTTTGTTTAAACTCGATTCTGGCCGATCGTCCTGAGGATCCGGACGAGGAAGTTGCGGTTACTTCACAAACCATGAACTATGGACCGGGAACAACGGCCAACCGACAGATTATCGTTATCGATAACCATTCTGAGGATGGATCGGTAGAAATGGTTCGTGGAAAATTTCCGGAGGTACAGCTACTGATCAACGAAACCAACGTAGGTTATGCCCGTGCGATCAACCAGGGTATCCGGATAGCCGAGGGGGAATATCTCCTGCTGATGAATCCTGATGTTCAGGTAAAACCTGGCGCCATTGAGCGGATGGTTCAGTTTATGGATGAAAACCAGCAGGTAGGTATCGTAGGAGGAAAGCTTCTCAATCCGGATGGTACGTTACAGTACTCCTGTCGAACTTTTTATACTTTCAGGACGCTCCTTTTGAGAAGAACTCCTCTTCGCAGACTGTTTCCCGATAGTAAGATCGTACGAAATCATTTGATGATGGATTGGGATCATGCCTCTGTTCGGGAAGTGGATTGGGTTTTAGGGGCCTGCATGTTGGTACGACGGAAGGCGCTGGAAGATGTGGGGAGTATGGATGAGCGATTCTTTCTTTACTTTGAGGATGTAGACTGGTGTTACCGGATGAAAAAAGGGGGTTGGAAGGTTTGCTATTTTCCCCATGCTGAGATGATCCATCAGCACCGGCGGGAGAGTGCCCGAGGACCGACCCATCGAACCTTTTTCTCTCATCTTCGAAGTATGCTTCATTTTTTCGATAAATGGAGCGATCTCATGTATTTTCTTCGCAAATATAACAGCCTCCTGACCCATACGGTATTTGTCATCTCGGATATACTTGTGGTTAATCTTTCTTTTTATGGGGCTTATCAACTGAGAAAAAGTCTCGCCCTGGGTCTATCCGACGGAATAGGACTTTTTTTAGAAAAACCGGATCTTCCCTTCTGGATTTATAGAGACTTTTTGATTTTTATTAATGTCACGACTCTAACGGTTTTTCATTTTCTTCACTTATATAAATTTCCGAGGGGACTTCTTTGGGTTGATGAACTCTTCCGGGTCCTTAAAGCCATGGGAATCAGTTGCCTTATGATTATGGCAGGTACTTATTTGACCCAGGGTTATGAGTTTTCCCGGTCCATCACCCTTATTTTTGGAATCCTTGGAAGCGGTTTTGCCTTTTTGTTTCGCTGGACCCTGGTGGGTGTTTTCAGATTTTTACGGAAGCAAGGTTTCGATTTAAAACGAGTTCTTATTTTAGGAACCGGTTTAGAAGCTTCCAGTTTGAAAAAAGAACTGGATAAACATCGGGAATTGGGGTATGACGTGGTAGGATTTGTGGCCATGCCCGGAAAGCCTGAAGGCAAAGAAACTAAGAATGGAGGTAAGGAGGAAAAATACCAGATCTCCCCCGGGTCCAGATTCTCAGCGACTCCTCTGTCAACCCTTCCCATATTGGGTACCCTCAAAGATCTTCCTCATCTGGTTACAGATCAGAAAATCAACGAGGTGATCGTAACAGAGTTAGATCCTTTGCAAGACGAGATTTTTAACCTGATAGCTAAGAATGGTACAGAAACCCTCCATGTTCGCGTTGTAACAGATGTGAGTGAAATTTTAACCCCCCGGGCTACTATCGAGGAACTGGCTGGTATTCCCACCATTACCTTTGAAGCAGATCCCCTTCATGGGATTAATCTTTTTCTTAAACGGGCTTTAGATTTGATCCTCTCCTTAACCGGGCTTGTTCTTTTGTCCCCACTACTTCTCGCTATAGGAATCTTGATCAAGTGGGAGTCTCCGGGGCCTGTTTTGTTTCGGCAAGAAAGGGTTGGTCAAAACCGGCGGCGATTTTTGATGTACAAATTTCGGTCCATGTATAAAGAAGCAGAAGAACAAAGGGAATTTCTTGAGCATCTCAACGAGGCAGATGGGCCTTTATTCAAGATCCGGGAGGATCCCAGATTAACGAAGGTCGGAAAAATTCTCAGGCGGTTTAGTCTGGACGAGTTACCTCAGTTGATTAACGTAATTAAAGGCGAGATGAGTCTGGTCGGACCTCGACCACCTTTACCCGATGAAGTAGCCCGGTACCAGGAGTGGCAATACCGGCGGTTATGGGTTAAACCGGGTATCACAGGGCTTTGGCAAGTAAGTGGACGGAGTGGATTAAGTTTTAACGAGATGGTCAAACTAGATTTATACTATATACGAAACTGGTCCCTTTCCAATGACCTAAAGATCATTTTGAGGACAATCCCTGTGGCTTTACGGGGAAAAGGTGCGTATTAG
- a CDS encoding glycosyltransferase family 4 protein produces MSSVLLISSNPVNQRMTGPGIRYWEMATYLAEKHAVVLLVPGETDLISAKFQIFKTTRKNLKRWLGWADVIVTTGYKFPLDLIFLSQKPLVVDLYAPLPIELLEHHRSSSLSEARLSLAYYLARVQLLLNRGDFFICSHERQRDFWIGMLAAWGRITHELYREDPELKKLIQPVPFGLPAEKPVHTQQVLKGVRKGISASDKVILWGGGLWSWFDPCIVIRAVHEIHRIRSDIKLVFLGKIEDPVPQSHKEILKLSQELGLYDRYVFFTEQWIPYQERQNYLLEADIGISTHFASFESRLAGRTRILDYLWCGLPVIATRGDFWGDLIEKEGLGITVDPESVDQMKAAILELADHPEKVEQCRANVRRIADKFSWPSVLQPLEIFCLNPKQTHSSAFFPKTGRLISFYLRVLYNVLRYNGYKKVGSAIFSRCPELII; encoded by the coding sequence ATGAGTTCCGTTCTGCTGATCAGTTCAAACCCGGTGAATCAACGGATGACCGGGCCTGGAATACGATACTGGGAAATGGCCACTTACCTTGCCGAAAAACACGCCGTGGTTCTGTTGGTTCCAGGTGAGACGGATCTCATCTCTGCTAAATTTCAAATTTTTAAGACGACCCGGAAGAACTTGAAGCGGTGGTTAGGCTGGGCGGATGTCATTGTGACAACAGGGTACAAATTCCCTCTAGATTTGATTTTTCTTTCTCAAAAGCCTCTAGTCGTAGATCTCTATGCTCCTTTGCCTATAGAACTCCTGGAGCATCACAGGAGTTCTTCCCTATCGGAAGCCCGGTTATCCCTGGCCTATTATTTAGCTCGGGTTCAATTGCTCTTAAATCGAGGGGATTTTTTTATTTGTAGTCATGAGCGACAACGGGATTTTTGGATCGGGATGCTGGCCGCCTGGGGAAGAATCACCCATGAACTTTATCGAGAAGATCCGGAGTTGAAAAAATTGATTCAACCGGTTCCCTTTGGATTACCGGCTGAAAAACCGGTCCATACCCAGCAGGTTCTCAAGGGGGTAAGGAAAGGAATCTCAGCCTCAGATAAGGTGATTTTATGGGGTGGGGGGCTCTGGAGTTGGTTTGATCCTTGCATAGTTATAAGGGCAGTTCATGAGATTCATCGGATACGTTCAGATATTAAACTGGTTTTTTTAGGTAAGATAGAGGATCCCGTTCCCCAGTCCCATAAAGAGATTCTTAAACTCAGCCAGGAGTTAGGATTATATGATCGGTATGTGTTCTTCACCGAGCAGTGGATTCCTTATCAAGAGCGGCAGAACTATCTTCTAGAAGCCGATATAGGGATCAGTACCCATTTTGCAAGCTTCGAGTCTCGTCTGGCAGGGAGGACTCGCATTTTAGATTACCTGTGGTGTGGGCTACCTGTTATCGCTACCAGAGGAGATTTCTGGGGTGATTTGATCGAAAAAGAGGGTTTAGGCATCACGGTCGACCCGGAATCTGTAGATCAAATGAAGGCGGCTATATTGGAATTGGCAGACCATCCCGAAAAGGTTGAGCAATGTCGAGCCAATGTACGTCGAATTGCCGATAAGTTCTCCTGGCCTTCGGTCCTTCAACCCTTAGAAATATTCTGTTTAAACCCGAAACAGACTCATTCATCGGCTTTCTTTCCTAAAACAGGTAGATTGATAAGCTTTTACCTCCGGGTCCTGTATAACGTTCTCAGATATAATGGATATAAAAAGGTGGGATCGGCTATCTTCAGCCGTTGTCCGGAGCTTATTATCTAA
- a CDS encoding peptidase MA family metallohydrolase: MKLKGNSRIEILLILFFLGGIGTLPAFAEEWKTRSTRHFYLHYLGENQKLVEFLSLKVDKIYEEVTEDLGYRPKAKISVYLCPTETCFKEKQPYSQDVPHWAVGVAYPSLNRIVMRSSLVINGQVLDPLQLFKHEFAHIALEQALESIGGAPRWLSEGFAMYEAKEWGVPEEMTLQEVALLENFIPLSELTLSFPSDAAQARIAYAQSLSLVTYILNTYGKDALHRLIKNLGEGVSPETALRRATGVDLNTLEQDWQRNLREKHSWIPVVTSITVLWGLITLIFFGAYLFKKRKMREIEKTWEEEDRKVEEYGGRDEIPVTPHPYPSLPPRSHMS; the protein is encoded by the coding sequence ATGAAACTTAAAGGAAATAGCCGGATAGAGATTCTTTTAATCCTATTTTTTCTAGGGGGTATAGGAACACTTCCGGCCTTTGCGGAGGAATGGAAGACCCGGTCTACCCGGCATTTTTACCTCCATTATCTTGGAGAGAACCAGAAGTTGGTGGAGTTCTTGAGTCTTAAGGTAGATAAAATTTACGAGGAGGTAACCGAGGATCTGGGGTATAGACCCAAGGCAAAAATCTCGGTTTATCTCTGCCCTACTGAGACCTGTTTTAAGGAGAAACAACCCTATTCTCAGGATGTTCCACATTGGGCCGTGGGGGTAGCTTATCCATCCTTAAATCGGATTGTCATGCGATCTTCTCTGGTTATTAACGGTCAGGTTCTGGATCCCCTTCAACTTTTTAAACATGAGTTTGCCCATATTGCCCTCGAACAGGCTTTAGAATCTATAGGTGGAGCACCCCGATGGCTTTCAGAAGGATTTGCCATGTATGAAGCCAAAGAATGGGGAGTTCCGGAGGAGATGACCCTTCAGGAAGTGGCACTTTTAGAGAATTTTATCCCTCTCTCTGAGCTCACCCTTTCTTTCCCGTCCGATGCAGCACAAGCTCGAATTGCCTACGCCCAGAGCCTGAGTCTGGTGACCTATATTCTGAATACCTACGGGAAAGATGCACTTCATCGGCTTATCAAGAACCTGGGAGAGGGAGTAAGTCCGGAAACGGCTCTGCGGAGAGCGACAGGTGTAGATTTGAACACATTGGAACAAGACTGGCAGCGAAACCTCAGGGAGAAGCATTCCTGGATTCCCGTTGTAACCAGTATAACCGTGCTCTGGGGTCTTATTACACTCATTTTCTTCGGGGCTTATCTTTTTAAGAAACGAAAGATGAGAGAAATAGAAAAGACCTGGGAAGAAGAGGATAGGAAAGTAGAAGAGTATGGAGGTAGAGATGAAATTCCTGTAACCCCGCACCCATACCCCTCCCTACCTCCCCGTTCCCATATGTCATGA
- a CDS encoding thioesterase family protein, whose translation MAYADTDAQGRVYYGRFFPYLDRARDEFWQSLGFSEEETIRIEDTVVTVEMHIRYFRPARFFDLLRIFVEVIKLGNSSLHLRFRIINDKTKEEILEATQVHVQIDPKTQKSTPWSERFRGIVSKQIKNET comes from the coding sequence GTGGCCTATGCCGATACCGATGCGCAGGGTCGCGTTTATTATGGAAGGTTCTTCCCTTATTTAGATCGAGCAAGGGACGAATTCTGGCAGAGTTTGGGATTTTCTGAAGAAGAGACCATACGTATTGAGGATACAGTAGTCACTGTAGAGATGCACATTCGATATTTTAGACCGGCTCGATTTTTCGATCTTTTAAGGATTTTTGTCGAGGTCATCAAGCTTGGGAATTCAAGCCTTCATTTGCGCTTCCGAATTATTAATGATAAAACTAAAGAGGAGATTTTGGAGGCTACCCAAGTGCATGTTCAGATTGACCCTAAGACCCAGAAATCTACCCCCTGGTCGGAGAGATTTCGAGGGATTGTATCCAAACAGATTAAAAATGAAACTTAA